The Strix aluco isolate bStrAlu1 chromosome 1, bStrAlu1.hap1, whole genome shotgun sequence genome has a window encoding:
- the NXPH1 gene encoding neurexophilin-1 isoform X1, giving the protein MQAVYWYAVLLLQPTLYLVTCANLTNGGKTELLKSGSSKSTLKHIWTESSKDLSISRLLSQTFHGKENDTDLDLRYDAPETYSEQDLWDWLRNSTDLQEPRPRAKRRPIVKTGKFKKMFGWGDFHSNIKTVKLNLLITGKIVDHGNGTFSVYFRHNSTGQGNVSVSLVPPTKIVEFDLAQQTVIDAKDSKSFNCRIEYEKVDKATKNTLCNYDPSKTCYQEQTQSHVSWLCSKPFKVICIYISFYSTDYKLVQKVCPDYNYHSDTPYFPSG; this is encoded by the coding sequence gttaCCTGTGCAAATTTAACAAATGGAGGAAAAACAGAACTTCTAAAATCAGGAAGCTCCAAATCCACACTAAAGCACATATGGACAGAAAGTAGCAAAGACTTGTCCATCAGCCGACTTCTGTCACAGACTTTTCATGGAAAGGAAAATGATACAGATTTGGACCTGCGATACGATGCCCCAGAAACTTATTCTGAGCAAGATCTCTGGGACTGGCTGAGGAACTCCACAGACCTGCAAGAGCCTCGGCCCAGAGCAAAGAGACGGCCCATCGTCAAGACTGggaaatttaagaaaatgtttgGCTGGGGCGATTTTCATTCCAACATCAAGACTGTGAAGCTAAATCTGTTAATAACAGGGAAAATCGTTGACCATGGCAATGGGACGTTTAGTGTTTACTTCAGGCATAACTCCACTGGTCAAGGGAATGTATCTGTGAGCCTAGTGCCCCCTACAAAAATAGTGGAATTTGACTTGGCACAACAGACGGTGATTGATGCCAAAGATTCCAAGTCCTTTAACTGTCGAATTGAGTATGAAAAGGTTGACAAGGCTACCAAGAACACACTCTGCAACTATGATCCTTCAAAAACCTGTTATCAGGAGCAGACCCAGAGCCATGTGTCATGGCTCTGCTCTAAGCCCTTTAAAGTAATCTGTATTTACATTTCCTTTTATAGTACAGATTATAAACTAGTACAGAAGGTGTGTCCTGATTACAACTACCACAGTGACACACCCTACTTCCCATCAGGGTGA
- the NXPH1 gene encoding neurexophilin-1 isoform X2, which produces MEIAAGLSKKKTSSLVTCANLTNGGKTELLKSGSSKSTLKHIWTESSKDLSISRLLSQTFHGKENDTDLDLRYDAPETYSEQDLWDWLRNSTDLQEPRPRAKRRPIVKTGKFKKMFGWGDFHSNIKTVKLNLLITGKIVDHGNGTFSVYFRHNSTGQGNVSVSLVPPTKIVEFDLAQQTVIDAKDSKSFNCRIEYEKVDKATKNTLCNYDPSKTCYQEQTQSHVSWLCSKPFKVICIYISFYSTDYKLVQKVCPDYNYHSDTPYFPSG; this is translated from the coding sequence gttaCCTGTGCAAATTTAACAAATGGAGGAAAAACAGAACTTCTAAAATCAGGAAGCTCCAAATCCACACTAAAGCACATATGGACAGAAAGTAGCAAAGACTTGTCCATCAGCCGACTTCTGTCACAGACTTTTCATGGAAAGGAAAATGATACAGATTTGGACCTGCGATACGATGCCCCAGAAACTTATTCTGAGCAAGATCTCTGGGACTGGCTGAGGAACTCCACAGACCTGCAAGAGCCTCGGCCCAGAGCAAAGAGACGGCCCATCGTCAAGACTGggaaatttaagaaaatgtttgGCTGGGGCGATTTTCATTCCAACATCAAGACTGTGAAGCTAAATCTGTTAATAACAGGGAAAATCGTTGACCATGGCAATGGGACGTTTAGTGTTTACTTCAGGCATAACTCCACTGGTCAAGGGAATGTATCTGTGAGCCTAGTGCCCCCTACAAAAATAGTGGAATTTGACTTGGCACAACAGACGGTGATTGATGCCAAAGATTCCAAGTCCTTTAACTGTCGAATTGAGTATGAAAAGGTTGACAAGGCTACCAAGAACACACTCTGCAACTATGATCCTTCAAAAACCTGTTATCAGGAGCAGACCCAGAGCCATGTGTCATGGCTCTGCTCTAAGCCCTTTAAAGTAATCTGTATTTACATTTCCTTTTATAGTACAGATTATAAACTAGTACAGAAGGTGTGTCCTGATTACAACTACCACAGTGACACACCCTACTTCCCATCAGGGTGA